The Watersipora subatra chromosome 1, tzWatSuba1.1, whole genome shotgun sequence genome has a window encoding:
- the LOC137388601 gene encoding lithostathine-1-like, whose protein sequence is MWGYTVSVPWSPSCGAGWVADDLSGKCYYYSLDAKTWSDARNLCKKMNSDLMSIESKYEQSFLQGMLRADTSGALAYWTGGNDIDSEQGWKWTDRSPFKYFNWNTGEPNSNGDEDCIEVVQLTGQWNDNNCGALRNFICERKNKNAAAIPGAFTSTPLPSSKLIGDSCNTSHT, encoded by the exons ATGTGGGGATATACAGTCAGTG TGCCCTGGTCTCCAAGCTGCGGCGCAGGATGGGTTGCTGACGATCTCTCCGGTAAATGCTACTATTACAGCCTCGATGCTAAAACCTGGAGTGATGCGAGAAATCTCTGCAAGAAGATGAATTCCGATTTGATGAGTATTGAATCAAAATATGAGCAGTCCTTTTTGCAAGGTATG TTGAGAGCTGACACCTCTGGTGCCCTCGCCTATTGGACCGGGGGAAATGACATCGATTCTGAGCAGGGCTGGAAATGGACAGATAGGTCACCTTTCAAGTATTTTAACTGGAACACAG GTGAACCAAACAGCAATGGTGATGAGGACTGTATCGAAGTTGTACAACTTACTGGTCAATGGAATGACAATAATTGTGGTGCCCTCCGCAACTTCATTTGCGAGAGAAAAA ATAAGAATGCAGCAGCCATTCCAGGAGCTTTTACCTCGACACCACTTCCTTCAAGTAAGTTGATTGGTGATAGCTGCAATACTTCACATACTTGA